Proteins co-encoded in one bacterium genomic window:
- a CDS encoding quinone-dependent dihydroorotate dehydrogenase: protein MYERIVKPLLFRLDPERSHELTLSCLAAAGGVRARLSAAAAAADPRLAVDVCGLRFPSPLGLAAGCDKAARALWAWPYLGFGFVEVGTVTPRPQPGNPKPRVFRLPEDGALINRLGFNSPGAGVVAERMAAARRTGRYPILLGANIGKNKDTPLEDAASDYLRTLERLHPHADFLVVNLSSPNTPGLRSLQAPDAAVPLLAALAARNRALGEKPLLVKVAPDMTEGELEAVADAAAGRAHGLVATNTTVRREGLRSPLAREEGGLSGAPLRVLATDAVRILYRATGGRLPIIGVGGIMSAEDAYEKIKAGAALLEVYTGFIYGGPGMPRRVARGLRGLLDRDGFRHLRDAVGCSAG, encoded by the coding sequence ATCTACGAGCGGATCGTCAAGCCGCTCCTCTTCCGGCTCGACCCCGAGCGGAGCCACGAGCTCACATTGTCCTGCCTCGCCGCCGCGGGCGGGGTCCGGGCGAGGCTCTCCGCCGCGGCGGCGGCCGCGGACCCGAGGCTTGCGGTCGACGTGTGCGGGCTCCGGTTTCCGTCGCCGCTCGGCCTCGCCGCGGGATGCGACAAAGCGGCGCGCGCGCTGTGGGCCTGGCCGTATCTGGGATTCGGCTTCGTCGAGGTCGGGACGGTCACGCCGCGGCCTCAGCCCGGGAACCCGAAACCGCGCGTCTTCCGTCTGCCCGAGGACGGCGCGCTGATCAACCGCCTCGGCTTCAACTCGCCGGGCGCCGGCGTCGTCGCCGAACGCATGGCCGCCGCGCGGCGGACGGGCCGCTACCCGATCCTGCTTGGGGCCAACATCGGCAAGAACAAAGACACGCCGCTCGAGGATGCCGCCTCGGACTACCTCCGCACGCTCGAACGGCTTCATCCGCACGCCGACTTTCTGGTCGTGAACCTGTCCTCGCCCAACACGCCCGGCCTGCGGTCGCTGCAGGCACCCGACGCCGCGGTGCCGCTGCTCGCGGCGCTGGCCGCGCGCAACCGCGCGCTCGGCGAGAAACCGCTCTTGGTCAAGGTGGCGCCGGACATGACGGAGGGCGAACTCGAGGCGGTGGCGGACGCGGCGGCCGGCCGCGCCCACGGTCTCGTGGCGACGAACACGACCGTCCGGCGCGAGGGCCTGCGGAGCCCGCTCGCGCGGGAGGAGGGCGGGCTCAGCGGCGCGCCGCTTCGGGTGCTGGCGACGGACGCGGTGCGCATCCTGTACCGGGCGACGGGCGGCCGCCTCCCGATCATCGGCGTCGGCGGGATCATGAGCGCGGAGGACGCATACGAAAAGATCAAGGCCGGCGCCGCGCTCCTGGAAGTGTACACGGGATTCATCTATGGCGGTCCGGGGATGCCGCGCCGGGTTGCGCGCGGCCTGCGCGGGTTGTTGGACCGCGACGGCTTTCGGCATCTGCGCGACGCGGTCGGCTGCAGCGCCGGCTGA
- a CDS encoding aminotransferase class III-fold pyridoxal phosphate-dependent enzyme: MADSFVDRVRSRTQRSRAVYEEARLVMPGGVAANTKAISPYPLYFDKAQGAYLTDIDGNTYIDLVMGLGIHILGHAPASVMTAVRERLSSGTLPGMATELEVELARKVRRHMPYAEMVRFVNSGTEATLMALRVARAYRKRDKIGKFEGNYDGQHDLVQVSTNTVAGPVDAPEPSLNHIGVARSTLRDLVILPYNDPDRAAALITAHADELAGVIMEPVAGFGMGCVPATREFLGAIREVTAEHGIPLILDEVVTNFRLGLGGAGEYYGVKPDLVTLGKILGGGFPIGGYGGRRDLMERFVTLTGRPSDRSEKISQSGTFSGNAVSMAAGLATITVLEEGAAAFYARLDALTERLTGGLKKLAGGQGIALAITGARSMFQLHFGLERLTSLRERGGEDAARATEFSHGLLAGGVFAVPRPWFMSAAHTERDVDKILEIADVVLAEIKRAKPAGVAGGQT, encoded by the coding sequence ATGGCGGACAGCTTCGTGGACCGGGTGAGGAGCCGCACGCAGAGGTCGCGGGCGGTGTACGAGGAGGCGCGGCTCGTGATGCCGGGCGGGGTGGCCGCAAACACGAAGGCCATCTCACCGTACCCCCTCTACTTCGACAAGGCGCAGGGCGCCTATCTCACCGACATCGACGGGAACACGTACATCGATCTCGTGATGGGCTTGGGCATCCACATCCTGGGCCACGCCCCGGCGTCGGTCATGACGGCGGTCCGCGAACGCCTGTCCTCGGGTACGCTGCCGGGCATGGCGACGGAACTCGAAGTCGAGCTCGCGCGCAAGGTGCGGCGGCACATGCCCTACGCCGAGATGGTCCGCTTCGTCAACTCCGGGACCGAAGCCACGCTGATGGCGCTCCGGGTCGCGCGCGCGTACCGGAAGCGAGACAAGATCGGGAAGTTCGAAGGGAACTACGACGGACAGCACGACCTCGTCCAGGTCAGCACTAATACGGTCGCCGGCCCGGTCGACGCTCCCGAGCCGTCGCTCAACCACATCGGCGTGGCGCGGAGCACGCTGCGGGACCTCGTGATCCTGCCTTACAACGATCCGGATCGGGCTGCGGCGCTCATCACCGCGCACGCCGATGAGCTGGCCGGCGTCATCATGGAGCCCGTGGCCGGGTTCGGGATGGGCTGCGTGCCCGCCACACGCGAGTTTCTGGGCGCGATCCGCGAGGTGACCGCCGAACACGGCATCCCGCTCATTCTCGACGAGGTGGTGACCAACTTCCGGCTCGGCCTCGGCGGGGCGGGCGAGTACTACGGCGTCAAACCCGACCTCGTGACGCTCGGCAAGATCCTCGGCGGCGGCTTCCCGATCGGCGGGTACGGCGGCCGGCGCGACCTGATGGAGCGGTTTGTGACGCTCACCGGCAGGCCGTCCGACCGTTCTGAAAAGATCAGCCAGTCCGGCACCTTCTCCGGCAACGCCGTGTCCATGGCCGCCGGCCTCGCGACGATCACGGTACTCGAGGAGGGCGCGGCGGCATTCTACGCCCGCCTCGACGCGCTGACCGAACGACTGACGGGCGGCTTGAAGAAGCTTGCCGGGGGCCAAGGGATCGCGCTGGCGATCACAGGCGCCAGGTCGATGTTCCAGCTGCATTTCGGCCTGGAGCGCCTGACGAGCCTCCGCGAACGCGGCGGCGAGGACGCGGCCCGCGCGACCGAGTTCTCGCACGGCCTGCTCGCGGGCGGCGTCTTCGCCGTCCCGCGCCCCTGGTTCATGTCCGCGGCTCACACCGAGCGCGACGTCGACAAAATCTTGGAAATCGCGGACGTCGTGCTCGCGGAGATCAAGCGCGCGAAGCCGGCGGGAGTCGCGGGCGGACAAACCTGA